A window of the Rubrobacter calidifluminis genome harbors these coding sequences:
- a CDS encoding glycosyltransferase family 2 protein: MRESVRELIEGLIERGIIRDVERARRRLELGYPSWLVIEELGPAGAVEVLSEASGIPPLGRPLEGGELDLEAARLAGPELLKARRWAPLASGEVVLADPFGPLPGGALSSRPLRLAPGREIDALLTAAFPPAEDEARKFRRLGRLLIDRGAIGEEDLLLALREQRRSGGRLGEILLAEGAIDSRTLIDVLSEQLGLPSTSPAERPAPLLPPELARRNRAVALRGEARGSIPVAFADPSSEKVAAVRDYLRRPIEPKLADTETIEALLSALYARSDVDEVVASLLERTPHFSAFGNRLSRFQLAGAVLILAALVGCIILLPATVAATLAAIGTLLYVAYGAYRMYTAWQGWRSGSSLSPTEEDLASLDERTLPVYTLLLPVYKEKPSTLRSLFEALSRLDYPKHKLDGLLLVEEDDEQTLSAVEEVDKPGWLRMLQVPESSGPVAVPKKGARPGWLRVLKVPPGEPRTKPKAMLYGLLYARGELITIYDAEDQPDPKQLKAAAWGFEHCGEEVACIQAKLNYYNPRQNILTRWFSLEYAAWFEMFLPGLHRMEAPIPLGGTSNHFRADVLKDTMSWDPYNVTEDADLGIRLARMGKTTRMLDSTTYEEANSKLKNWLRQRSRWIKGYMQTFLVHTRHPVRLCREVGAKNTLHLLATVGGLIYTVLVSPVFWLLLALWILLRPGWIPALFPGPVYYLALASLLIGNFFFIFLGLMGTVAKGEDDLSPYTLLIPIYWLLMSIAGYMALYELIVRPHYWQKTEHGLHFENVGEQPS; encoded by the coding sequence TTGAGGGAGAGCGTGCGGGAGCTAATCGAGGGACTCATCGAACGTGGGATCATACGTGACGTGGAGCGGGCCAGGAGGAGGCTGGAGCTCGGATATCCTTCCTGGCTGGTAATCGAGGAGCTGGGTCCCGCCGGCGCGGTGGAAGTGCTCTCGGAAGCCTCGGGGATTCCCCCGCTTGGCAGGCCGCTTGAGGGGGGCGAACTCGACCTGGAAGCAGCACGTCTCGCGGGACCGGAGCTGCTCAAAGCCCGGCGCTGGGCCCCGCTCGCGTCCGGTGAGGTGGTCCTAGCGGATCCATTCGGCCCGCTCCCGGGAGGCGCGCTCTCCAGCAGGCCCCTCCGACTCGCCCCCGGCAGGGAGATAGACGCCCTGCTCACGGCGGCCTTCCCCCCCGCCGAAGACGAAGCCCGGAAGTTTCGCCGTCTGGGGAGGCTGCTTATCGACCGGGGGGCAATCGGGGAGGAAGACCTGCTGCTGGCACTACGAGAACAGCGCCGCAGCGGAGGAAGACTCGGGGAGATACTGCTCGCGGAGGGTGCTATCGATTCGAGGACCCTGATAGATGTCCTCTCAGAGCAGCTCGGCCTGCCCTCCACATCGCCAGCCGAGCGTCCCGCTCCCCTGCTCCCCCCGGAACTGGCACGCAGGAATCGTGCGGTGGCTCTCCGCGGCGAAGCCCGGGGCTCCATCCCCGTCGCTTTTGCGGATCCGTCGTCAGAGAAGGTCGCGGCGGTAAGGGATTATCTCCGGAGGCCCATCGAGCCGAAGCTCGCCGACACGGAGACCATAGAGGCGTTGCTGAGCGCCCTGTACGCGAGGAGCGACGTGGACGAGGTCGTCGCCAGCCTGCTCGAGCGCACGCCCCATTTCTCCGCCTTCGGCAACCGACTCTCTCGATTCCAGCTGGCGGGGGCGGTCCTGATCCTCGCCGCGCTGGTGGGCTGTATCATCCTGCTCCCCGCCACCGTGGCCGCGACGCTCGCGGCGATCGGCACCCTGCTCTACGTCGCCTACGGCGCCTATCGGATGTACACGGCCTGGCAGGGCTGGCGTTCCGGATCGAGCCTGAGCCCTACCGAAGAGGATCTCGCTTCCCTGGACGAACGTACACTCCCTGTCTACACGCTGCTACTGCCGGTCTACAAAGAGAAGCCCTCCACGCTGCGCTCGCTCTTCGAGGCACTCTCTCGGCTGGACTATCCAAAACACAAGCTCGACGGGTTGCTGCTGGTCGAGGAGGACGACGAACAGACCCTCTCGGCAGTCGAAGAGGTTGACAAACCGGGGTGGCTCAGGATGCTCCAGGTTCCGGAGTCGTCCGGGCCGGTCGCGGTCCCGAAAAAGGGTGCGCGGCCGGGCTGGCTGCGGGTCCTCAAGGTACCACCGGGCGAACCCAGAACCAAACCCAAGGCGATGCTCTACGGTCTGCTGTACGCCCGGGGTGAGCTCATCACCATCTACGACGCCGAGGACCAGCCGGACCCGAAACAACTCAAGGCGGCGGCGTGGGGATTCGAACACTGCGGCGAAGAGGTGGCCTGTATACAGGCCAAGCTCAACTACTACAACCCACGCCAGAACATCCTGACCCGGTGGTTCTCGCTGGAGTACGCCGCATGGTTCGAGATGTTCCTGCCCGGTTTGCACAGGATGGAGGCACCCATACCGCTGGGCGGCACCTCGAATCACTTCCGGGCGGACGTGCTCAAAGACACGATGAGCTGGGACCCCTACAACGTCACCGAGGACGCCGACCTCGGCATCCGACTCGCCAGGATGGGTAAAACCACCAGGATGCTCGACTCCACCACCTACGAGGAGGCCAACAGCAAGCTGAAGAACTGGCTCCGGCAGCGTTCGCGCTGGATCAAGGGCTACATGCAGACCTTCCTCGTCCACACCCGACATCCGGTCAGGCTCTGCCGGGAAGTCGGTGCGAAGAACACCCTGCACCTGCTCGCGACGGTGGGTGGCCTGATCTACACCGTCCTGGTCTCGCCCGTTTTCTGGCTCCTTCTCGCGCTCTGGATACTACTCAGGCCAGGCTGGATTCCCGCGCTGTTCCCCGGTCCGGTCTACTATCTGGCACTCGCGAGCCTCCTCATCGGGAACTTCTTCTTCATCTTCCTGGGCCTTATGGGAACAGTGGCCAAGGGAGAGGACGACCTCTCGCCCTACACGCTGCTGATCCCGATCTACTGGTTGCTCATGAGCATTGCGGGGTATATGGCGCTCTATGAGCTGATCGTCCGCCCGCACTACTGGCAGAAGACCGAACACGGGCTGCACTTTGAGAACGTCGGGGAGCAGCCCTCCTAG
- a CDS encoding AraC family transcriptional regulator produces MQRLRLGSGLPVRAQNAGLFVSRGRGVHPDRVLGSYELIFVREGTLSIFEEERLFEVGAGQSLVLWPGRRHYGAAPYPPDLSFYWIHFEVREAGAGDGGLEVPQHATVGRPNHLAELFRRFLDDQESRWLDSVRAALLLMLMLCEVSGAGPSTRTTDGNATLLACRADSYIRTHFHDPALSTSTVARELGYNPDYLGRAYRAVYGQTMTEAIHWRRTRHARRMLIESDHNVEEIARECGFKDARYFRRIFRRYEGMNPLAFRRLYAQVHVNTG; encoded by the coding sequence GTGCAGAGGCTCAGGCTGGGATCGGGGCTACCGGTGCGGGCGCAGAACGCGGGGCTCTTCGTCTCGCGCGGACGCGGGGTGCACCCGGACCGGGTGCTTGGCTCTTACGAGCTCATCTTCGTGCGCGAGGGGACGCTCTCCATATTCGAGGAGGAGCGGCTCTTCGAGGTGGGGGCGGGACAGTCGCTCGTCCTCTGGCCCGGGAGGCGGCACTACGGGGCCGCACCCTACCCCCCGGATCTCTCCTTCTACTGGATACACTTCGAGGTCCGCGAGGCGGGAGCGGGTGATGGAGGGCTGGAGGTGCCCCAGCACGCCACGGTCGGACGTCCGAACCACCTCGCGGAGCTCTTCCGGCGCTTCCTCGACGACCAGGAGTCGCGGTGGCTGGATTCCGTGCGGGCCGCCCTGCTCCTGATGCTGATGCTCTGCGAGGTCTCCGGGGCCGGCCCCTCAACCCGGACCACCGATGGGAACGCCACGCTCCTCGCCTGCCGGGCCGATTCCTACATCCGCACCCACTTCCACGACCCGGCGCTCTCCACCTCGACGGTGGCGCGAGAGCTCGGATACAACCCGGACTATCTGGGCCGGGCCTACCGGGCCGTCTACGGCCAGACGATGACCGAGGCGATCCACTGGCGGAGGACGCGTCACGCCCGCCGGATGCTCATCGAGAGCGACCACAACGTCGAGGAGATCGCCCGCGAGTGCGGCTTCAAGGACGCGAGGTACTTCCGCAGGATCTTCCGCCGCTACGAGGGGATGAACCCGCTCGCCTTCCGGCGGCTCTACGCGCAGGTGCACGTGAACACCGGCTAG
- a CDS encoding Glu/Leu/Phe/Val family dehydrogenase has product MEIFAELSEHRYEQVVFCHDRQTGLRAIIAIHDTTLGPALGGCRMYPYASEDEALVDVLRLARGMTYKAAASGLNLGGGKSVIIGDPHTDKSEALFRSFGRYVETLGGRYIVAEDVGTSTEDMAHIRVETSHVVGADVTHGGSGDPSPFTALGVLQGMRACAEEVFGSSSLEGLTVAVQGLGHVGYNLCRLLHEEGANLIVTDVEDAAIERAISEFSAKPVEPDEILSVPCDILAPCALGAVINDETLPRLRCRIVAGSANNVLLEPRHGEELAGRGILYAPDYVINAGGLINVADELEGYNRARATQRVKRIYDSMKSIIAISRRDGVPTNVAADTLALERIQAISSIERLHTGHPYGERPRQREVL; this is encoded by the coding sequence ATGGAGATCTTCGCGGAGCTCTCCGAACACCGCTACGAGCAGGTCGTCTTCTGCCACGACAGGCAGACGGGGCTGCGGGCGATCATAGCCATACACGACACGACGCTCGGACCCGCGCTCGGCGGCTGCCGGATGTACCCCTACGCGAGCGAGGACGAGGCGCTGGTAGACGTACTGCGACTAGCCAGGGGGATGACCTACAAGGCCGCCGCGAGCGGCCTCAACCTCGGGGGCGGGAAGTCCGTGATCATCGGGGATCCCCACACCGACAAGTCCGAGGCGCTCTTCCGCTCCTTCGGGCGCTACGTAGAGACGCTCGGCGGCCGCTACATCGTCGCAGAGGACGTGGGCACATCGACCGAGGACATGGCGCACATCCGGGTCGAGACCTCACACGTGGTCGGCGCGGACGTGACCCACGGCGGCTCGGGCGACCCCTCGCCGTTCACCGCGCTCGGCGTGCTGCAGGGGATGCGTGCCTGCGCCGAGGAGGTCTTCGGATCGTCCTCGCTCGAAGGGCTGACGGTCGCCGTGCAGGGCCTCGGGCACGTGGGCTACAACCTCTGCCGGCTGCTGCACGAGGAGGGCGCGAACCTCATCGTCACCGACGTGGAGGACGCGGCGATAGAGCGTGCGATCTCCGAGTTCTCCGCCAAGCCGGTGGAGCCGGATGAGATCCTCTCGGTCCCCTGCGACATCCTCGCCCCCTGCGCGCTCGGCGCCGTGATCAACGACGAGACGCTCCCACGCCTCCGCTGCCGCATCGTCGCCGGGAGCGCGAACAACGTCCTCCTCGAGCCGCGTCACGGGGAAGAGCTGGCCGGGCGGGGCATCCTCTACGCCCCCGACTACGTCATAAACGCCGGCGGCCTGATAAACGTCGCCGACGAGCTCGAAGGCTACAACCGGGCCCGGGCGACCCAGCGCGTGAAGCGCATCTACGACTCGATGAAGAGCATAATCGCCATATCCAGGCGGGACGGCGTCCCGACTAACGTCGCCGCCGACACCTTAGCCCTGGAGCGCATCCAGGCGATAAGCTCGATAGAGCGCCTGCACACCGGACACCCCTACGGGGAGAGGCCGCGCCAGCGCGAGGTCCTCTGA
- a CDS encoding MGH1-like glycoside hydrolase domain-containing protein yields the protein MVTPRFDTHLEEPLVKENPFRGAGPDPEPIRAFEEARSALPEPVWEGSEDVLACYRRAWELAFSNLRTPEPASGFVSSFVDTAFNECLFMWDSAFIVLFCRYGRRAFGFQRTLDNLYAKQHPDGFICREIDTHTGEDRFERFDPASTGPNVLPWAEWEYYRDTGDVERLACVFPALLAYHRWTRRFRTWRDGSHWTSGLGSGMDNQPRFAGTREERLFTHGHLVWADACLQQAFAAGILTEMARILGREAPDLPAERERLVRYANERLWDERSAFYHDALPDGSLSNMKSVGAYWALLAGAVPRERLERFVGHLENPGEFSRPHRVPSLSADHPEYRADGGYWLGGVWPPTNYMLLRGLERVGRWDLAHEIGRNHLENVTRVFERTGTLWENYAPEREEPGNPARDDFVGWSGLGPVAVLLEQVLGLHPDAPAGRLLWDVRLLEEHGVLRYPFGARGTLDLLCRARSSPLEEPRIEASSSTPLELVVRWEGKEKTLHL from the coding sequence GTGGTGACGCCTCGCTTCGACACCCACCTCGAAGAGCCGCTCGTGAAGGAGAATCCCTTCCGCGGGGCCGGCCCGGACCCGGAGCCCATCCGCGCCTTCGAGGAGGCGCGCTCCGCCCTGCCCGAACCCGTCTGGGAGGGGAGTGAGGACGTCCTCGCCTGCTACCGGCGGGCGTGGGAGCTCGCCTTCTCCAACCTGCGTACCCCCGAGCCGGCGAGCGGGTTCGTCTCGAGCTTCGTGGACACGGCGTTCAACGAGTGCCTCTTCATGTGGGACTCGGCGTTCATCGTGCTCTTCTGCCGCTACGGGAGGCGCGCCTTCGGCTTCCAGCGCACCCTGGACAACCTCTACGCGAAACAGCACCCCGACGGGTTCATCTGCCGCGAGATCGACACCCACACCGGCGAGGACCGCTTCGAACGTTTCGACCCGGCGAGCACCGGGCCGAACGTGCTGCCGTGGGCCGAGTGGGAGTACTACCGCGACACGGGAGACGTGGAGAGGCTCGCGTGCGTCTTCCCGGCCCTGCTCGCCTACCACCGCTGGACGCGGCGTTTCCGCACCTGGCGTGACGGCTCCCACTGGACCTCGGGGCTCGGCTCCGGGATGGACAACCAGCCGCGCTTCGCCGGCACGCGCGAGGAGCGGCTCTTCACCCACGGCCACCTGGTCTGGGCCGACGCCTGCCTGCAGCAGGCCTTCGCCGCCGGCATCCTGACGGAGATGGCCCGCATCCTCGGTCGTGAAGCCCCGGATCTGCCGGCCGAGAGGGAGCGCCTCGTCCGCTACGCGAACGAGAGGCTCTGGGACGAGCGCAGCGCCTTCTACCACGACGCGCTGCCGGACGGTTCGCTCTCCAATATGAAGAGCGTGGGGGCGTACTGGGCGCTTCTCGCCGGCGCGGTACCGCGGGAGAGGCTGGAGCGGTTCGTCGGACACCTGGAGAACCCGGGAGAGTTCTCGAGGCCGCACCGGGTGCCCTCGCTCTCCGCGGACCACCCGGAGTACCGCGCGGACGGCGGGTACTGGCTCGGCGGGGTCTGGCCTCCGACGAACTACATGCTGCTGCGCGGGCTCGAGAGGGTGGGCCGTTGGGATCTCGCGCACGAGATCGGACGCAACCACCTCGAGAACGTCACCCGCGTCTTCGAGCGCACCGGGACCCTCTGGGAGAACTACGCCCCGGAGCGCGAGGAGCCTGGAAACCCGGCCCGCGACGACTTCGTCGGCTGGAGCGGGCTCGGGCCGGTGGCGGTGCTGCTGGAGCAGGTGCTCGGGCTGCACCCCGACGCCCCCGCGGGGCGTCTTCTCTGGGACGTGCGATTGCTCGAAGAGCACGGCGTACTGCGCTACCCGTTCGGGGCGCGGGGTACGCTAGATCTGCTGTGCAGGGCCCGCTCCTCGCCCCTGGAGGAGCCGCGGATAGAGGCCTCATCCAGCACGCCGCTCGAGCTCGTGGTCCGCTGGGAGGGTAAAGAGAAGACGCTGCACCTCTGA
- a CDS encoding sugar phosphate isomerase/epimerase family protein, producing MRAVGVNLEGVFMVGCEELSDAARELWKTGPDFIEVAPHLLGVILGGRLDGARVREVHRVLLEAGPSYTVHAPHRINLMTPDPAERGLYLEVLKSSVRFASEIGARVVVCHAGLRRNARDAGVGIEEQLEGERRALAEAGDLAQSLRVNIAVENSYPEPSVLRGELYAYAARPSALAAQLAVLDHPAVGMCLDVGHAAIAAGACGFDLVEECRAAAPVVRHVHLHDNLGVPDYHAEPLVSERWAMGCGDLHLPPGMGGLPLAEILRALEPCGGGAACCLELSPPVRRGIPQALDRARKLLEGMAVPAAG from the coding sequence ATGAGGGCCGTAGGCGTAAACCTCGAGGGCGTGTTCATGGTGGGATGTGAGGAACTCTCGGATGCCGCGAGAGAGCTCTGGAAGACCGGTCCGGACTTCATCGAGGTCGCGCCGCACCTGCTCGGGGTTATTCTCGGCGGTCGGCTGGATGGGGCCAGGGTAAGAGAGGTGCACCGGGTGCTCCTCGAGGCGGGGCCGTCCTATACCGTGCACGCTCCGCACAGGATCAACCTCATGACCCCCGACCCGGCGGAGCGCGGGCTTTACCTTGAGGTTTTGAAATCCAGCGTGAGGTTCGCCTCCGAGATCGGAGCCCGGGTCGTGGTGTGCCACGCCGGGTTGCGCAGGAACGCGCGCGACGCCGGCGTGGGCATCGAGGAACAGCTCGAAGGCGAGCGGCGCGCGCTCGCCGAAGCTGGAGATCTAGCCCAGAGTCTCCGGGTCAACATAGCTGTCGAGAATTCTTATCCGGAGCCTTCGGTGCTGCGCGGTGAGCTCTACGCCTACGCGGCGCGTCCCTCCGCGCTCGCGGCCCAGCTGGCCGTCCTCGATCACCCGGCTGTTGGCATGTGCCTGGACGTCGGGCACGCCGCGATCGCCGCGGGTGCCTGCGGATTCGACCTCGTGGAGGAGTGCCGGGCCGCCGCACCGGTCGTACGCCACGTACACCTGCACGACAACCTCGGTGTGCCCGATTACCACGCCGAACCCCTCGTCTCGGAGCGCTGGGCCATGGGGTGCGGGGATCTCCACCTTCCGCCGGGCATGGGTGGGTTGCCGCTCGCGGAGATCTTGCGTGCTCTGGAACCGTGCGGGGGAGGCGCCGCTTGCTGCCTCGAACTCTCACCGCCCGTACGCCGGGGCATACCGCAGGCGCTCGACCGCGCACGCAAGCTCCTGGAGGGCATGGCCGTACCTGCCGCCGGCTGA
- a CDS encoding bifunctional nuclease family protein, whose amino-acid sequence MSADGFTRMSIYGINMDLFSSTPIVILKVENDNRYLPIWIGQDIARAILMKLQNQEFPRPLTHDLTVNLVNELGARMERVTVTKLEDSTFYATITLEIDGRTVEVDSRPSDAIALAVRSGAEIFAADEVIEEAAVVFEESMEETAEEEIVDKFKEWVERVSPEDFREK is encoded by the coding sequence GTGAGCGCCGACGGCTTCACCAGGATGTCCATCTACGGCATAAACATGGACCTTTTCAGCTCCACTCCGATCGTCATCCTCAAGGTCGAGAACGACAACCGCTACCTTCCGATCTGGATCGGGCAGGACATAGCCCGTGCAATCCTCATGAAGCTCCAGAACCAGGAGTTCCCGCGCCCGCTCACCCACGACCTGACGGTCAACCTCGTGAACGAGCTCGGTGCCCGGATGGAGCGCGTCACGGTCACCAAGCTCGAGGACTCGACCTTCTACGCCACGATCACGCTCGAGATCGACGGCCGGACCGTCGAGGTAGACTCCAGGCCTTCGGACGCCATAGCCCTCGCCGTACGCTCGGGGGCAGAGATCTTCGCGGCAGACGAGGTGATAGAGGAGGCGGCCGTGGTCTTCGAGGAGTCGATGGAGGAGACCGCAGAAGAGGAGATCGTGGACAAGTTCAAGGAGTGGGTCGAGCGGGTCTCCCCGGAAGACTTCAGGGAGAAGTAG
- a CDS encoding RtcB family protein — MDASREEMAERASEFEWRLEGEEAEIVLYAPDDSAAGRVLPAASLEGGESPVYAVHSGEGFGWVLAARFAAPDLFSAPSCGLLLRTGVRSDSLDVSPGDLVPVILRRLSEVVPPPLNASAAGRLCEAGAAFAAEEGLIEEEDLEVFGRSGGAPDALGRRALAAAERDWEEPAAVDVRVVGDVFDAERAEEVGIERGEIIVVVRAGSGDLGRLAVEAHRGRILSRVRSGVFDGREDLPAAPADGEETCDLLAAVGAATAFAGGRAALRLWALRRALREDLPELVPVASWGVGGLREEEGHLVHRRHLAVAGEGQILCTGRFATASLGAMLRSAPPFGVAEREGKWPWEEAGLVQRIADLEPTSP, encoded by the coding sequence TTGGATGCGTCGAGGGAGGAGATGGCCGAGCGGGCTTCTGAATTCGAGTGGCGGCTGGAAGGGGAGGAAGCCGAGATCGTCCTCTACGCCCCGGACGATTCGGCGGCCGGGAGGGTACTCCCCGCTGCATCTCTGGAGGGGGGCGAGAGCCCCGTCTACGCGGTCCACTCGGGGGAGGGTTTCGGCTGGGTCCTCGCCGCGCGCTTCGCCGCGCCGGACCTCTTCTCCGCGCCCTCCTGCGGGCTCCTTCTGCGCACCGGCGTGCGCTCCGACAGCCTCGACGTGTCGCCCGGGGATCTCGTGCCCGTGATCCTGCGCCGCCTCTCCGAAGTCGTCCCGCCGCCGCTGAACGCCTCCGCCGCGGGGAGGCTCTGCGAGGCGGGGGCCGCCTTCGCCGCCGAGGAGGGGTTGATCGAGGAGGAGGATCTCGAGGTGTTCGGGCGTTCTGGAGGGGCCCCTGACGCGTTGGGCCGGCGCGCCCTCGCTGCCGCGGAACGGGACTGGGAGGAACCCGCAGCGGTCGACGTCCGGGTGGTCGGGGATGTCTTCGACGCCGAAAGGGCCGAAGAAGTCGGGATCGAGAGGGGAGAGATCATCGTGGTGGTGCGCGCCGGGAGCGGGGACCTCGGGCGTCTCGCCGTTGAAGCGCATCGCGGGCGGATACTGAGCCGCGTGAGGAGCGGCGTCTTCGACGGGCGCGAGGACCTGCCCGCCGCTCCCGCGGACGGGGAGGAGACGTGCGACCTGCTCGCGGCGGTCGGAGCCGCCACCGCCTTCGCCGGGGGACGCGCCGCGCTACGGCTCTGGGCCCTGCGCAGAGCCCTGCGGGAGGATCTGCCGGAGCTGGTGCCCGTCGCCTCGTGGGGCGTTGGGGGGCTGAGAGAGGAAGAGGGCCATCTGGTGCACCGGCGTCATCTCGCCGTCGCAGGCGAGGGGCAGATACTCTGCACCGGCAGGTTCGCGACCGCCTCTCTCGGGGCTATGTTGCGAAGCGCGCCTCCCTTCGGCGTCGCGGAGCGAGAAGGAAAGTGGCCCTGGGAGGAGGCCGGTCTCGTGCAGAGGATCGCGGACCTTGAGCCTACTTCTCCCTGA
- a CDS encoding isocitrate lyase/PEP mutase family protein: protein MGVLRGGGNDRRRRLRELLESGGLVAAPGVYDALGARLVEEAGFPAVYMTGFGSAAALGGMPDVGLLTMSEMVENARRIAQAVDIPLIADADTGYGNPLNVIRAVKSYESSGVAAIHIEDQVFPKKCGHLSGKQVVPVEEMVQKVRAAIYAREDQDFVIIARTDARAVEGLGRAIERARAYREAGADVLFVEAVESEEEAETVARELAGTPLLFNWVEGGKTPPVSAECLEEMGYSLVIFPISTLLGATREMRRVLREIRERGTPRALSGESPSFSGFVEFIGLPEVRELEGRFGG from the coding sequence GTGGGCGTTCTCCGTGGAGGCGGGAACGACAGGAGGCGGAGGCTGCGCGAGCTGCTCGAGAGCGGCGGGTTGGTGGCGGCGCCGGGGGTGTACGACGCGCTCGGCGCCCGGCTCGTCGAGGAGGCGGGGTTCCCCGCGGTCTACATGACGGGGTTCGGGAGCGCGGCCGCGCTCGGCGGGATGCCGGACGTGGGGCTCCTCACGATGAGCGAGATGGTCGAGAACGCCCGCAGGATCGCGCAGGCCGTGGACATCCCGCTGATCGCTGACGCGGACACCGGGTACGGGAACCCGCTGAACGTCATCCGGGCGGTCAAAAGCTACGAGTCCTCAGGCGTTGCCGCGATCCACATCGAGGATCAGGTCTTCCCCAAGAAGTGCGGGCATCTCTCCGGCAAGCAGGTCGTCCCGGTGGAGGAGATGGTACAGAAAGTCCGGGCCGCAATCTACGCGAGGGAGGATCAGGACTTCGTCATCATCGCGCGTACCGACGCGCGGGCCGTCGAGGGGCTCGGGAGGGCGATTGAACGTGCCCGCGCCTACCGGGAGGCCGGGGCCGACGTGCTGTTCGTCGAGGCGGTCGAGAGCGAGGAGGAGGCTGAGACCGTCGCGCGGGAGCTCGCCGGTACGCCACTGCTCTTCAACTGGGTCGAAGGGGGCAAGACCCCGCCGGTATCCGCGGAATGCCTGGAGGAGATGGGCTACTCGCTCGTCATCTTCCCCATAAGCACCCTGCTCGGGGCGACCCGGGAGATGAGGCGGGTCCTGCGGGAGATCCGGGAGAGGGGGACCCCCAGGGCGCTCTCCGGGGAGTCCCCCTCGTTCTCCGGGTTCGTCGAGTTCATCGGGCTCCCCGAGGTGAGGGAGCTCGAGGGGCGCTTCGGCGGCTAG